One genomic segment of Paenibacillus durus includes these proteins:
- a CDS encoding NAD(P)H-dependent oxidoreductase yields MKTLVIVTHPSIETSVINKRWVEELKKHPEKYTIHELHKVYPDGNIDVGKEQKLVESHGNLVLQFPIYWFNCPPLLKKWLDDVLTYGWAYGSNGGDKLKNRKAALAVSAGIKKEDYNEEGRYRYTLEHLLSPFETTFLYCNADYRSFFAFYGTENEPGENVPGTENEPSASELEKSALNYLNFVDNL; encoded by the coding sequence TTGAAAACTCTTGTTATCGTAACACACCCAAGCATAGAAACATCCGTTATAAATAAGCGATGGGTAGAAGAACTCAAAAAACATCCGGAAAAGTATACTATTCACGAATTGCATAAGGTTTACCCTGATGGAAACATAGACGTGGGAAAAGAACAAAAATTGGTTGAATCGCATGGTAATCTTGTTTTGCAGTTCCCGATATATTGGTTTAATTGTCCCCCTCTCCTTAAAAAATGGCTTGACGATGTTTTAACTTATGGGTGGGCTTATGGTTCAAATGGAGGCGATAAATTAAAGAACCGCAAAGCTGCTTTAGCTGTATCTGCCGGAATTAAAAAAGAAGATTATAACGAAGAGGGAAGATATCGCTATACACTTGAACATTTATTATCTCCTTTTGAAACTACCTTCCTATACTGCAATGCAGATTATCGTTCGTTCTTTGCGTTTTATGGTACAGAAAATGAGCCGGGTGAAAATGTGCCGGGTACAGAAAATGAACCGTCTGCAAGCGAGTTGGAAAAAAGTGCATTAAATTATTTGAATTTTGTTGACAACCTGTAA
- a CDS encoding winged helix-turn-helix transcriptional regulator has translation MRETCVPNGVKLKDTGFGYTLSLIGGKYKMIIMYWLSENKVMRFNELKRCIGTISFKTLSIMLKELEADGLIIRKEFPQVPPKVEYSLSERGLSLIPLLNMMCEWGEKNSSPALVAVQR, from the coding sequence GTGCGCGAAACCTGTGTTCCGAATGGCGTGAAACTAAAAGACACTGGCTTTGGATATACGTTGTCCTTAATAGGCGGTAAATATAAAATGATCATTATGTATTGGCTGTCTGAAAATAAGGTTATGCGTTTTAATGAGCTGAAACGATGTATCGGTACCATTTCCTTTAAAACGCTAAGCATCATGTTAAAAGAGCTGGAGGCAGATGGTCTTATCATACGTAAGGAATTTCCCCAAGTACCTCCAAAAGTTGAATATTCATTATCTGAACGTGGTCTTTCTCTCATTCCATTGTTAAATATGATGTGCGAGTGGGGAGAGAAAAACAGTTCGCCAGCTCTGGTGGCTGTACAGCGGTAG
- a CDS encoding DUF2785 domain-containing protein, which produces MEEEQQDVWTLVQQTVILLGSPDSEIREEAYSALFNWLLEENALGKSQMEELLQQSVSDSGLFYGIGEKETDSVFKRTFTSLLIALQLACDNREPYLTRESYNLALNALVRYCHLENDFRGYVEVKGWAHAAAHVADALDECAMSRYAGAEECAEIWTGVQALLERPAEVYQREEDERLATAIVSMIQSQKVSFPTICEWLGQMEPARTRSVESYTLNTNRKHFLRCLYTRLYDQREKFEETGMGLNRLLELEKRFNRFRLQA; this is translated from the coding sequence ATGGAAGAGGAACAACAGGATGTATGGACGCTCGTTCAGCAGACGGTGATCCTGCTCGGGTCTCCCGACTCCGAAATTCGGGAAGAAGCGTACTCCGCTCTGTTCAATTGGCTGCTGGAGGAGAACGCACTCGGGAAGTCTCAAATGGAAGAGCTGCTTCAGCAATCCGTTTCAGATAGCGGGTTGTTTTATGGGATTGGGGAGAAGGAGACGGACAGCGTCTTTAAGCGCACATTTACTTCCCTTTTGATCGCCCTGCAGCTTGCCTGCGATAATCGGGAGCCGTACTTAACTAGAGAAAGCTATAACCTCGCTCTGAATGCACTGGTTCGCTATTGCCATTTGGAAAACGATTTTCGCGGATACGTGGAGGTCAAGGGATGGGCGCATGCCGCTGCGCATGTTGCGGATGCGTTGGATGAATGTGCGATGAGCCGCTATGCGGGAGCGGAGGAATGTGCCGAAATCTGGACGGGCGTGCAAGCCTTGCTCGAAAGACCCGCCGAGGTTTATCAGAGAGAAGAGGACGAACGGCTCGCTACGGCGATCGTCTCTATGATTCAGAGTCAAAAGGTTTCCTTTCCCACGATTTGCGAGTGGTTGGGGCAGATGGAGCCGGCGCGAACGAGGAGCGTGGAAAGCTACACCCTCAATACGAACCGTAAGCACTTCCTTCGCTGCCTGTATACAAGGCTCTATGATCAGAGGGAAAAGTTCGAAGAAACGGGAATGGGACTGAATCGGCTGCTGGAGCTGGAGAAGCGCTTCAATCGGTTTCGTTTACAGGCATAG
- a CDS encoding ATP-binding protein, which produces MPRDFGAELDILKKQLGDLEQLVSQIAKASSPRVSRTQTFDKNTVLVETINDELDLGGVFYSGQYRGEKQGYRWEPQERRVSQLLDLDGEKVAKILAALGHKQRLDILRSVLKEPLSGSEIVEHLNMGTTGQLYHHIKALLGADLLVQEERGGMYSLPSHRVLPLLLLLAATSDLLDTSDYMELAETRNNASAYLGNAHDGYDPHYLLWAVLENSILEHRAGFCSEAGIFLQGDGSVTVSDNGRGIPVQVLPNTEKSRVQAVLTELSHYSTSDSFVAPGGEKGINIAVVNALSQKLSIEVRREGKVFRQDYKHGIPQTGLLTVGITKETGTSVTFLPDPEIFKSTFDKNVIAKHVPEISAIYPDLTLHFQ; this is translated from the coding sequence GTGCCTAGAGACTTCGGCGCAGAATTGGATATTTTAAAGAAGCAATTGGGTGATCTTGAACAGCTTGTAAGCCAAATCGCAAAAGCTAGCTCTCCCAGAGTTTCGCGGACCCAGACATTTGACAAAAATACCGTGTTAGTCGAAACGATCAACGATGAATTGGATCTTGGCGGGGTCTTTTACTCAGGGCAATATCGTGGGGAGAAACAGGGATACAGATGGGAACCCCAAGAAAGACGTGTCAGTCAATTGCTGGATCTGGACGGCGAGAAAGTCGCCAAAATTTTAGCGGCGCTTGGTCACAAACAACGCTTGGACATTCTTAGATCGGTGTTGAAAGAACCCCTTTCGGGTTCGGAAATTGTCGAACATTTGAACATGGGAACAACCGGACAACTCTACCATCACATCAAAGCGTTGCTTGGAGCTGACCTCCTTGTCCAGGAAGAACGGGGTGGAATGTACTCGCTTCCCTCGCACAGAGTACTCCCACTCCTTTTGTTGCTGGCTGCGACTTCCGACTTGCTTGATACAAGCGACTATATGGAATTGGCTGAAACCAGAAACAACGCTAGCGCCTATTTGGGTAACGCCCACGATGGTTACGACCCACACTATCTCCTCTGGGCGGTGCTGGAAAATTCCATCCTGGAACATCGAGCCGGATTCTGCAGTGAAGCAGGCATTTTCCTTCAAGGCGATGGTAGCGTCACAGTATCCGACAACGGGCGAGGAATCCCTGTTCAAGTCCTTCCGAACACAGAAAAGTCCCGTGTGCAAGCCGTTCTCACTGAACTGAGCCATTATAGTACCAGCGACTCTTTTGTTGCTCCGGGGGGAGAGAAAGGGATTAACATTGCGGTTGTTAATGCTCTCTCTCAAAAGCTTTCAATCGAAGTTCGTCGAGAAGGAAAAGTCTTCAGGCAAGATTATAAACATGGAATCCCTCAAACGGGCTTGTTGACCGTAGGTATAACTAAAGAAACGGGAACAAGCGTTACTTTTCTACCGGACCCGGAGATTTTCAAATCCACTTTTGACAAGAATGTTATAGCAAAACATGTCCCTGAAATTTCAGCAATTTATCCCGACCTGACCCTTCATTTTCAATGA
- a CDS encoding SDR family oxidoreductase → MSKTVFITGTSSGLGKLTAIRFAELGWNVAATMRTPEKETELTAYDNIKIFKLDVTKVEQVQMAVEQAIAAFGKIDVVVNNAGMGTYGPLELAKEDAIDWQFAVNARGPINVIRKFLPHYRANGGGMFINISSFMGITTAVPLGSLYNMSKFALEGLTEGLYYELKPFNIELRLIEQGGSTGNNFKESITWNRDENIKDYDDLMSKLQNLMNTADTSSQLDDPQIIVDAIVALATGESKKFRTVIGAAGNDLMALRNSVPIEDYLETIAKNYM, encoded by the coding sequence ATGAGTAAAACAGTCTTTATTACGGGGACCAGTTCAGGATTGGGTAAACTAACGGCGATTCGATTTGCGGAGTTGGGCTGGAACGTCGCGGCCACCATGCGTACACCCGAGAAGGAAACCGAACTTACGGCTTATGACAATATTAAAATTTTCAAACTGGATGTCACCAAAGTGGAGCAAGTTCAAATGGCCGTGGAACAAGCCATAGCCGCATTCGGGAAAATTGACGTCGTCGTCAATAATGCCGGTATGGGCACTTACGGTCCGTTGGAGCTAGCCAAAGAGGACGCGATCGATTGGCAGTTCGCAGTTAATGCGCGGGGGCCGATCAATGTTATTCGCAAATTTTTGCCACACTACAGAGCTAATGGAGGGGGTATGTTTATCAATATCAGCTCCTTCATGGGAATTACAACAGCAGTGCCGCTTGGATCGCTGTACAACATGTCCAAATTCGCCTTGGAAGGATTGACGGAAGGCCTTTATTACGAACTGAAGCCGTTCAATATCGAGCTTAGATTGATCGAGCAGGGCGGGTCTACAGGAAATAATTTTAAGGAAAGTATCACTTGGAACAGGGATGAGAACATTAAAGACTACGATGATTTGATGTCGAAATTGCAAAATCTTATGAATACCGCCGATACCAGCAGCCAACTGGATGATCCTCAAATCATTGTAGATGCCATTGTCGCTCTGGCGACGGGAGAAAGCAAGAAGTTCCGTACCGTTATCGGTGCAGCAGGCAACGACCTGATGGCTCTTAGAAACTCCGTGCCGATCGAGGATTATTTGGAGACCATCGCTAAAAATTATATGTAA
- a CDS encoding TetR/AcrR family transcriptional regulator, producing MFEKYNKVQRAVLETTLNIIIRKELQATSMALIAKESGVSTGNIYHYFQSKEDIVNELYKAIVTFNGEYVREGLVQGRTIREKFELGWNRVVELGEKYPQGFQFIEQYSFSPYIYDEVKQAAYTDGWCGPMNKLYEEAIQQKLFIPLNPKLMVQMHYGTLVYILKAHLQGIFELTSDSVHEVIRSCWKAVKLEDDTVQLNETIG from the coding sequence ATGTTTGAAAAATACAATAAGGTTCAGCGGGCCGTCCTCGAAACGACTCTTAACATTATCATTCGGAAGGAATTACAGGCTACCTCAATGGCGCTCATAGCCAAGGAGTCTGGCGTATCGACCGGGAACATTTATCATTACTTTCAAAGTAAAGAAGATATTGTTAACGAGTTGTACAAAGCAATTGTCACATTCAACGGAGAGTATGTGCGCGAAGGTTTAGTGCAGGGCAGAACGATTCGTGAAAAGTTCGAATTAGGCTGGAATCGGGTTGTCGAATTGGGTGAAAAGTATCCTCAGGGCTTTCAGTTTATTGAGCAGTATTCGTTCTCGCCCTACATTTATGACGAGGTGAAGCAAGCAGCCTATACAGATGGCTGGTGCGGGCCTATGAACAAGTTGTATGAAGAAGCCATTCAGCAGAAGTTGTTTATCCCCCTGAATCCGAAGCTGATGGTACAGATGCATTACGGGACATTAGTTTATATTTTGAAAGCCCATCTGCAAGGGATCTTCGAATTAACCAGCGACAGCGTGCATGAAGTAATCCGTTCCTGTTGGAAAGCTGTGAAGCTCGAGGATGATACGGTTCAGCTTAACGAAACTATCGGTTAA
- the helD gene encoding RNA polymerase recycling motor HelD: protein MISAKDWKQEQERLDLVTEKLQARIAELAPEVEGLHNQAVDIRKQFWEEVTVNTSTDEDFEETFYSIRQQEALLSERERSHRQRVQQWKNMKRLLSSPYFGRIDFHEDGLSSTEQVYIGVSSFVDSDGMNFLVYDWRTPIASMYYDYSPGAAGYDTPDGTISGTMKLKRQYQIRDAVLQNVFDTSVTIGDELLQQVLGKGADNQMKSIVATIQKEQNAIIRDDSSRMLIVQGAAGSGKTSAALQRVAYLLYTHREQLKADQIVLFSPNPMFNSYVSTVLPELGEENMQQTTFQEYLDHWLGGTFRVEDPFDQIEYVLTEASSQGYEARLKGMEYKASADFLQALRNYAQWLEQQGMRFTSIRFRNRNLITAKQMESVFYSYDPSIRMTNRIAMLQEWLLRGLTLLESKEREALWVQEELDYLDKDQYAEAYHALHKERGVFDFAEQYEEVRERLDGKGRPDEGDFDYAEREEELLRRMIVKEQFKPLKRSVKRLLFIDMAQLYVQLFEEEDAFKKMTNGAEMSSLWPEICEQTKEKLNRHELFYEDATPYLYLKELIEGVRTNTEIRHVFVDEGQDYSMFQYEFLKKMFPRARMTVLGDFGQAIFAQATELYGEDSPLIRLYGESDTSLFRLVRSYRSTREIVEFTKSLLQGAKEIVPFERSGRKPLLSKAGDGEKRAARIAEHLVALQVEGFVSIGVITKTAAESKEAYDLLTSQGCQGLKLVTKSTPTFEKGILIIPVYLAKGVEFDAVLIYDASSQTYHRESERKLFYTACTRAMHRLLLYAAGEWTPFIQALDTSLYEVEQYIS, encoded by the coding sequence ATGATAAGCGCGAAGGATTGGAAGCAAGAGCAGGAGCGGCTGGATCTGGTTACGGAAAAGCTCCAAGCGAGAATCGCTGAACTGGCGCCGGAAGTGGAGGGTCTGCACAATCAGGCGGTGGACATCCGCAAACAATTTTGGGAGGAAGTTACGGTCAACACAAGTACGGACGAAGATTTTGAAGAGACCTTCTACAGTATCCGGCAGCAAGAAGCGTTATTGTCCGAACGGGAGCGAAGCCACCGGCAGCGCGTGCAGCAGTGGAAAAACATGAAACGGCTGCTGTCATCTCCCTACTTTGGGCGCATCGATTTCCACGAGGATGGCTTGAGCTCTACTGAGCAAGTCTACATCGGTGTGTCATCCTTCGTCGATTCAGACGGCATGAATTTTCTGGTTTATGACTGGCGTACTCCGATCGCGAGCATGTATTACGATTATTCCCCGGGAGCAGCCGGATATGACACGCCGGATGGAACCATCTCGGGGACGATGAAGCTGAAACGGCAGTATCAGATCCGCGATGCGGTACTGCAGAACGTGTTCGACACGAGCGTAACGATCGGCGATGAGCTGCTCCAGCAGGTGCTCGGTAAGGGTGCGGACAATCAGATGAAGAGCATCGTCGCGACGATCCAGAAGGAGCAAAACGCCATTATCCGCGATGACTCAAGCCGGATGCTCATTGTGCAGGGGGCGGCCGGCAGCGGGAAGACCTCGGCAGCGCTGCAGCGGGTGGCGTATTTACTATATACACACCGCGAGCAGCTTAAGGCGGATCAAATCGTTCTTTTTTCGCCTAATCCGATGTTCAACAGCTATGTATCGACCGTTCTGCCTGAGCTCGGTGAAGAAAACATGCAGCAGACGACCTTCCAGGAATATCTGGACCACTGGCTTGGCGGGACGTTCCGAGTAGAGGACCCTTTTGATCAGATCGAATACGTGCTGACAGAAGCATCAAGCCAAGGGTATGAGGCCCGGCTGAAAGGGATGGAGTACAAGGCATCCGCAGACTTTCTGCAAGCTCTCCGGAATTATGCGCAGTGGCTGGAGCAGCAGGGCATGCGCTTCACAAGCATCCGCTTTCGGAACCGCAATTTGATCACGGCCAAGCAAATGGAATCCGTATTTTACAGCTATGATCCCTCCATTCGCATGACCAACCGCATCGCTATGCTGCAGGAGTGGCTGCTGCGTGGATTGACTTTGCTGGAAAGCAAGGAACGTGAGGCGCTTTGGGTGCAGGAGGAGCTCGATTATCTTGATAAGGATCAGTACGCCGAAGCGTATCATGCTCTGCACAAGGAGAGGGGCGTGTTTGACTTTGCCGAGCAGTATGAAGAGGTCCGCGAAAGGCTGGACGGCAAGGGCAGACCGGACGAGGGCGATTTCGACTATGCCGAGCGGGAGGAAGAGCTGCTGCGCCGGATGATCGTGAAGGAGCAGTTTAAGCCGCTGAAGCGAAGCGTGAAGCGGTTGTTGTTCATCGATATGGCTCAGCTGTACGTCCAATTATTCGAAGAAGAGGATGCTTTTAAGAAGATGACCAATGGAGCCGAAATGTCCTCGCTGTGGCCGGAAATCTGTGAACAGACCAAGGAGAAGCTTAACCGGCACGAGCTTTTCTATGAAGATGCGACACCGTACCTGTATTTAAAAGAGCTCATCGAGGGCGTTCGGACGAACACGGAGATCCGGCATGTCTTCGTCGACGAGGGTCAGGATTATTCGATGTTTCAATATGAGTTCCTGAAAAAAATGTTTCCCCGCGCCCGCATGACGGTGCTTGGCGATTTCGGTCAGGCCATCTTTGCTCAGGCCACGGAGCTGTACGGTGAAGATTCGCCGCTCATCCGGCTGTACGGCGAATCTGACACGAGCTTGTTCCGCCTGGTTCGCAGTTACCGGTCAACCCGCGAGATAGTGGAATTCACGAAGTCTCTGCTGCAGGGCGCCAAGGAGATCGTACCTTTTGAACGAAGCGGCAGGAAACCGCTCCTCTCCAAGGCGGGCGACGGCGAGAAGCGGGCAGCGCGAATAGCGGAGCATCTCGTGGCGCTTCAGGTGGAAGGCTTCGTCTCCATCGGCGTCATTACGAAGACAGCGGCCGAAAGCAAAGAGGCTTATGATCTCTTGACGTCTCAGGGATGCCAGGGGCTGAAGCTTGTGACGAAGAGCACGCCCACCTTCGAGAAGGGAATATTGATCATCCCGGTATACCTCGCAAAAGGTGTTGAATTCGACGCCGTTCTCATCTATGACGCATCTTCGCAGACGTATCATCGGGAGAGCGAGCGCAAGCTATTTTATACAGCATGCACGCGTGCCATGCATCGGCTTCTGCTGTACGCAGCAGGAGAGTGGACCCCATTCATTCAGGCATTGGATACGTCCTTGTATGAGGTGGAGCAATATATAAGCTGA
- a CDS encoding DNA-binding protein: protein MRPSILKSLKPDIIVEMLEMAFHFENWDKLLNTSDILYSYAQYIYEERQYFKAKRLPVPHVNMARPLVYYYGFSHLMRGIACQKQGQYDQAREYIDKYAELGWMEDLGEEGMQIVEEFRFLARANGYALDIQSGKTERMAEYVAFLKKNPEELLPGIDTILQAALWHGLNVDDLLDTFAEQAAEFGEYEDAGINSGSPVGE from the coding sequence TTGCGCCCTTCCATTCTGAAATCCCTCAAGCCGGATATCATTGTCGAAATGCTGGAAATGGCTTTTCACTTCGAGAATTGGGACAAGCTGCTGAACACATCGGATATTCTGTATAGCTACGCACAGTACATTTATGAAGAGCGGCAGTATTTTAAGGCCAAAAGATTACCTGTGCCGCATGTAAATATGGCGCGTCCGCTGGTTTACTATTACGGGTTCAGTCATCTGATGCGGGGGATTGCTTGCCAGAAGCAGGGCCAGTATGATCAGGCCAGAGAATACATTGATAAATATGCGGAACTGGGCTGGATGGAGGATTTAGGGGAGGAAGGCATGCAGATTGTCGAGGAGTTCAGGTTCCTGGCGAGGGCGAATGGATATGCGCTGGATATTCAGTCGGGGAAGACGGAACGGATGGCGGAATATGTGGCTTTTTTGAAGAAAAATCCGGAGGAACTGCTGCCGGGGATCGATACGATATTGCAGGCTGCGCTGTGGCATGGTTTGAACGTGGATGATCTTTTAGATACGTTTGCGGAGCAGGCTGCTGAGTTTGGGGAGTACGAGGATGCAGGCATTAATTCTGGCTCACCAGTCGGGGAATGA
- a CDS encoding helix-turn-helix domain-containing protein, whose amino-acid sequence MPDESKSELVRKIGERIRRLRKEKGLSQEQLGELSGLHTNYVGQVERGEKNLTLETLEKMVLGLDISLEELFRYIGPMEKKDALRQIAELLIERPLNDQMLALSLLKSIFDWEKEKHDL is encoded by the coding sequence ATGCCGGATGAGTCCAAGTCGGAACTTGTAAGAAAAATCGGAGAGAGAATTCGAAGACTGCGTAAAGAAAAGGGCTTATCACAAGAACAACTGGGGGAACTTTCAGGTTTACATACAAACTATGTCGGACAAGTCGAGCGTGGGGAGAAGAACCTAACTCTTGAAACACTGGAGAAAATGGTTCTCGGCCTAGACATTTCGTTAGAGGAATTATTTCGATATATAGGACCGATGGAGAAAAAAGATGCCCTGAGGCAAATTGCTGAGTTGCTCATTGAGCGTCCATTGAATGATCAGATGTTGGCTCTAAGCTTATTGAAATCCATTTTTGATTGGGAAAAAGAGAAGCATGATCTTTAG
- a CDS encoding winged helix-turn-helix transcriptional regulator: MGDRKNKLEANVEVCPVETTLDVIGGKWKAIILFHLIDGPKRFNEFRRLYPRLTQFMLTLQLRELERDGIIHREVYKQVPPKVEYSLTEFGVTLKPIILDMKKWGITFKNRVDDIRLQTAVQEKGEKEDQ, translated from the coding sequence ATGGGAGATCGCAAAAACAAGCTCGAAGCGAATGTGGAAGTGTGTCCTGTCGAAACAACTTTGGATGTCATCGGGGGCAAATGGAAAGCGATCATTCTGTTTCATCTTATCGATGGCCCGAAGAGATTCAATGAATTCCGGCGGCTCTATCCGAGATTGACGCAATTTATGCTTACTTTGCAGCTCCGCGAGCTTGAACGGGATGGCATTATTCACCGCGAAGTTTATAAACAGGTGCCCCCTAAAGTGGAATACTCGCTGACTGAATTCGGAGTGACGTTGAAGCCGATCATCCTTGATATGAAGAAGTGGGGAATAACCTTCAAGAACAGAGTTGACGATATACGGCTGCAAACGGCAGTGCAGGAGAAAGGGGAGAAAGAAGACCAATAA
- a CDS encoding NAD(P)H-dependent oxidoreductase, giving the protein MSKKVLIVYAHPEPTSLTSQFVETAVQTLQEQGHEVMLSDLYGMDWKAVFDGRDFPDRANPERLSFIKESAHAYSTGRQTADVALEQQKLLAADAVILQFPLWWFSMPAILKGWVERVFAFGFAYGFKGEGNRYRYGDGILKGKRAMLSVAAGGPEKDYSPRGINGPLEQLLFPITHGILFYPGMDVLPTHAVYGTDRMTAADIDAAMAAWRLHLERLFEEEPIPFRHQNGGDYPDSHVLASDIAIGRTGLTAHIAESAAPL; this is encoded by the coding sequence ATGTCAAAGAAGGTATTGATTGTTTATGCGCACCCCGAGCCCACTTCGTTAACTAGCCAGTTCGTTGAGACAGCTGTGCAAACACTTCAGGAGCAAGGGCACGAAGTCATGTTGTCCGATCTGTACGGAATGGACTGGAAGGCCGTGTTCGATGGGCGCGACTTCCCGGATCGAGCCAATCCAGAACGATTATCCTTTATTAAAGAGTCAGCGCACGCCTATTCGACTGGCCGTCAAACGGCAGACGTCGCATTGGAGCAACAGAAGCTTCTTGCTGCCGACGCGGTGATCTTGCAGTTTCCTCTGTGGTGGTTCAGCATGCCGGCTATTCTCAAGGGTTGGGTAGAACGGGTATTCGCTTTTGGTTTCGCATATGGCTTTAAGGGCGAAGGGAATCGCTATCGCTACGGCGATGGCATTCTAAAGGGGAAGCGGGCTATGCTGTCCGTGGCCGCCGGAGGGCCCGAGAAGGATTATTCGCCGCGAGGAATCAATGGACCGCTGGAGCAATTGCTGTTCCCCATTACTCACGGCATCCTCTTCTACCCCGGAATGGATGTGTTGCCTACCCATGCCGTCTACGGAACCGATCGCATGACGGCAGCCGACATAGACGCGGCGATGGCAGCCTGGCGCTTGCATCTCGAGCGCCTATTCGAGGAGGAGCCCATTCCGTTCCGACATCAGAACGGCGGGGATTATCCGGACAGCCATGTGCTTGCAAGCGACATCGCAATCGGACGGACCGGCTTGACGGCTCACATTGCCGAAAGCGCGGCGCCTCTATGA
- a CDS encoding group II intron maturase-specific domain-containing protein, which yields MMEEVKAFIRGWLGYYYVADMKRILQSWNEWLRRRFRMYTWKQWKKPRTRVQNLRRLGIPGGQAYLWEILGWVTGVLPGAPSCPVP from the coding sequence GTGATGGAGGAGGTAAAGGCCTTTATCCGCGGATGGCTGGGCTACTACTATGTGGCAGATATGAAGCGAATTCTGCAAAGCTGGAACGAATGGCTGCGCCGAAGATTCCGTATGTACACCTGGAAACAGTGGAAGAAGCCAAGAACGAGGGTGCAAAACCTGAGAAGGCTGGGCATCCCGGGAGGGCAAGCGTACCTATGGGAAATACTCGGCTGGGTTACTGGCGTGTTGCCGGGAGCCCCGTCCTGTCCCGTTCCATAA
- a CDS encoding zinc ribbon domain-containing protein — MTATRQFFQLSLYVMGDRKKYSSKYPLSSKVFCGCCGANFKRRTWNSNNPSKKVVWQCRTYVNEGKEACDSKSVDEQGLQNAFVRVFNRMYENKEAFIQTLKANIESVLTSRAGQEPLLEIARHIEQLKSDLKGLVNFKLRNQIDEAVYSEENVRISSELNELRQQKILLEKDNDQKTQIKDRVDEMIQVLSIRQDVLIQFDDNLFNALVEKITILSPTHFIFTMKGGLNIDEILD, encoded by the coding sequence TTGACTGCGACTCGTCAGTTCTTTCAGCTTTCTCTTTATGTTATGGGGGATCGCAAAAAATACTCCAGCAAATATCCACTCAGCAGCAAAGTCTTTTGCGGATGCTGTGGTGCCAATTTCAAACGCCGAACCTGGAACAGCAATAATCCATCCAAAAAGGTAGTATGGCAATGTCGAACGTATGTGAATGAAGGAAAAGAAGCATGCGATTCTAAGTCGGTTGATGAGCAAGGTTTGCAGAATGCGTTTGTCCGAGTATTCAATCGAATGTATGAGAATAAGGAAGCATTTATCCAAACGTTGAAAGCGAACATTGAATCGGTACTTACTAGTAGGGCAGGGCAAGAACCATTATTGGAAATCGCGCGACATATAGAACAGTTGAAATCGGACTTGAAGGGACTTGTGAATTTCAAGTTAAGAAATCAGATTGATGAGGCCGTATACAGTGAAGAAAACGTGAGAATCTCAAGTGAGCTGAACGAACTTCGGCAACAGAAAATCCTGCTGGAGAAGGATAACGACCAAAAGACACAAATCAAGGATCGTGTAGATGAAATGATTCAGGTATTAAGTATACGGCAAGATGTACTGATACAATTTGATGATAACTTATTCAATGCGTTGGTGGAGAAGATAACGATTCTCTCGCCAACGCATTTTATTTTTACCATGAAGGGCGGCTTGAACATAGACGAAATCTTGGACTAG
- a CDS encoding immunity 22 family protein, with amino-acid sequence MEKEGIVSLWVGSIKSDNELMKYVTLIYDQEGECLPSQFIKDFNIDMDEFDEYFIERVFHEKELLHLDELIAGCSYEDIVIPNYITTFGNGLNKGTNCAILLYNFEYNSINTNEISNNNYSFKYIGSVKYNNQ; translated from the coding sequence TTGGAAAAAGAGGGGATTGTTTCTTTATGGGTTGGTTCGATAAAAAGTGATAATGAATTAATGAAATATGTTACTCTTATCTATGATCAAGAAGGAGAATGCCTACCTTCTCAATTTATTAAGGATTTTAACATAGATATGGATGAATTTGATGAATATTTTATAGAACGCGTTTTCCACGAAAAAGAACTTCTTCATCTTGATGAACTAATAGCTGGTTGTTCTTACGAAGACATAGTTATTCCAAATTATATAACAACGTTTGGAAACGGACTTAACAAGGGAACCAATTGTGCAATTCTTTTATATAATTTTGAATATAATTCCATAAACACCAACGAGATAAGTAATAATAACTATTCGTTTAAGTACATTGGAAGTGTAAAATATAACAATCAGTAA